The proteins below come from a single uncultured Dethiosulfovibrio sp. genomic window:
- a CDS encoding threonine/serine dehydratase, with translation MTDEKFCYNDVLEAHRRIMDYVVETPLEESFYLGTDQRRYFFKLESFQRVKSFKIRGALNKMLSLSEEERAKGVATVSSGNHGSAVSYGASLLGIKKAIVIVPENTPQSKIDRIGYFGGEVVKLGRDYDEAHNLGNLYIEKNGMTYIDAYYDDPKIYGGQGTIAIEILKQNPNIDTIVVPIGGGGLITGVAVAAKAIKPGVKVVGVQTEACPAMIKSYEDDTFYSDYPSKESLCDALVGGIGALSYEMAINYVDDFLSVSEETIGKAVSFMAKQEKYVLEAGSCTTVAAIMEQGDRIGGKEIALVLSGGNIDGELLKDLICRYP, from the coding sequence ATGACCGACGAAAAATTCTGCTACAACGATGTATTGGAAGCGCACCGTAGAATCATGGATTACGTCGTGGAGACCCCACTGGAAGAATCGTTCTACCTCGGCACGGACCAGCGTCGATATTTCTTTAAGCTGGAGTCCTTCCAGAGGGTTAAGAGTTTTAAGATTCGTGGAGCTCTTAACAAAATGCTCTCCTTGAGCGAGGAGGAGAGGGCAAAGGGAGTCGCCACCGTCTCGTCAGGTAATCACGGTAGTGCCGTGAGCTACGGCGCATCTCTCCTTGGGATCAAAAAAGCTATAGTCATAGTGCCTGAGAACACCCCCCAGAGCAAGATAGACCGTATCGGATACTTTGGCGGAGAGGTCGTTAAGTTGGGCAGGGACTACGACGAGGCCCATAATCTGGGAAACCTGTACATCGAGAAAAACGGCATGACCTACATCGACGCTTACTACGATGACCCAAAGATATACGGCGGCCAGGGCACCATAGCCATCGAAATCCTAAAGCAAAACCCCAACATAGACACCATCGTCGTACCTATAGGAGGCGGTGGATTGATCACCGGAGTAGCGGTGGCAGCAAAGGCCATCAAACCTGGCGTAAAGGTCGTCGGAGTTCAGACCGAGGCATGTCCTGCGATGATAAAGTCCTACGAGGACGATACATTCTACTCCGATTATCCCAGCAAAGAATCTCTATGCGACGCCCTGGTCGGTGGGATAGGTGCCCTCAGCTACGAAATGGCGATAAATTACGTTGACGATTTTCTGTCGGTGTCGGAGGAGACCATCGGTAAAGCGGTCAGCTTCATGGCTAAGCAGGAGAAATACGTCTTAGAGGCGGGAAGCTGTACCACGGTAGCAGCGATCATGGAACAGGGAGACAGAATCGGGGGGAAAGAGATAGCCCTGGTTCTCTCTGGAGGCAACATCGACGGGGAGCTTTTAAAGGACCTAATCTGCCGATACCCCTAG
- a CDS encoding ABC transporter ATP-binding protein, whose protein sequence is MLAELIRGLTGKAKLFMSLAMVSFTVGSLLNVGITLIALDGLRLISSGETLNLWHFGLKLAVLFVAKGIANTVAEVAQHQAGFDTVATVRERLILTMKRIYLGFYTEERIGELNTVIQKDVGNLQPVVVHFWSKTVSSILVAALVGVGLFLVDWRMGLAMVSLTPVALLVMFSGIGSNGRLQKETQDDLADMVSLFVEYTKGIPLIKAFGESSSFEGKLRDSMVKFGESSKAISRSVAGYMGRYFFLLDLCYGALVVVGATLVFDGKATLFNYILFVVLSREFYRPFVELESYWLNFIKGKDSYSRISKVLSAPTIKPSPNRKKPKGMDLKFCGVGFSYGKEGFGLKDVDLDIGGDSLIALVGPSGGGKTTIANLILRFWDVQRGRIVAGGVDIRDIDYDEFLSNVSIVMQNVILFEDTIFENIKVGRRDASREEVVEAAKKAMIHDFISGLPKGYDTPVGENGVGLSGGQRQRISIARALLRDAPLVILDEMTSSLDPINEVKIQRAIDNLTASKTVVVIAHHLRTIQNADRIVVLNDGQVVESGKHRDLLDNGGLYKELWDAQEASREWEWAV, encoded by the coding sequence ATGTTAGCTGAGTTAATCAGAGGTCTGACAGGTAAGGCCAAGCTGTTTATGTCCCTTGCGATGGTGTCCTTTACCGTCGGATCCCTCCTGAACGTCGGGATAACCCTGATCGCCCTTGACGGCCTCAGGCTCATAAGCTCAGGGGAGACCTTGAACCTGTGGCATTTTGGGCTCAAGCTGGCGGTGCTTTTCGTCGCCAAGGGGATCGCTAACACCGTGGCGGAGGTGGCCCAGCATCAGGCCGGGTTCGACACCGTCGCCACGGTCAGGGAAAGGCTTATACTGACCATGAAGAGGATCTATCTCGGGTTCTACACCGAGGAGAGAATCGGAGAGCTGAACACGGTGATCCAGAAGGACGTGGGCAACCTTCAGCCGGTGGTGGTCCATTTCTGGTCCAAGACCGTCAGCAGTATCCTGGTGGCGGCGTTGGTCGGAGTGGGACTATTTCTCGTCGACTGGAGGATGGGGCTGGCCATGGTGTCCCTGACCCCCGTAGCCCTACTGGTCATGTTCTCCGGCATAGGATCCAACGGCAGATTGCAGAAAGAGACCCAGGACGATCTGGCGGACATGGTAAGTCTCTTCGTCGAGTACACAAAGGGGATCCCCCTGATTAAGGCCTTCGGGGAGAGCTCGTCCTTCGAGGGAAAGCTCAGGGACAGCATGGTCAAGTTCGGCGAGAGCAGCAAGGCCATATCCAGGTCCGTCGCCGGTTACATGGGAAGGTACTTTTTCCTTCTGGACCTCTGTTACGGTGCTTTGGTGGTCGTCGGGGCCACGTTGGTCTTCGACGGAAAGGCGACGCTGTTCAACTACATCCTGTTCGTCGTCCTGAGCAGGGAGTTTTACAGACCCTTCGTCGAGCTTGAGAGCTATTGGCTCAACTTCATAAAGGGAAAAGACAGCTACAGCAGGATCTCGAAGGTCCTCAGTGCCCCTACGATAAAGCCCAGCCCGAACCGTAAAAAGCCCAAGGGGATGGACCTAAAGTTCTGCGGCGTGGGCTTTTCCTACGGGAAAGAGGGCTTTGGGCTGAAAGACGTTGATCTCGATATCGGGGGCGACTCCCTCATAGCCCTCGTCGGACCGTCTGGAGGGGGAAAGACCACTATAGCCAACCTGATCCTGAGGTTTTGGGACGTTCAGAGAGGGCGTATAGTGGCCGGAGGGGTGGACATAAGGGACATCGACTACGACGAATTTCTCTCCAACGTGAGCATAGTCATGCAGAACGTCATACTGTTCGAGGACACGATTTTCGAGAACATAAAAGTCGGCAGAAGAGACGCATCCAGGGAGGAGGTCGTCGAGGCCGCCAAGAAGGCCATGATACACGACTTCATATCGGGGCTTCCGAAGGGCTACGATACGCCGGTAGGGGAGAACGGCGTTGGACTGTCAGGAGGTCAGAGGCAGAGGATCTCCATCGCCAGAGCCCTTCTCAGGGACGCGCCTCTGGTTATACTGGACGAGATGACCAGCAGTCTGGACCCGATAAACGAGGTCAAGATACAGAGGGCTATAGACAACCTGACCGCCAGCAAAACGGTGGTCGTCATAGCCCACCACCTGAGGACGATCCAGAACGCCGACAGGATCGTCGTCTTAAACGACGGTCAGGTTGTCGAGTCGGGAAAACATCGGGATCTTCTGGATAACGGAGGCCTCTACAAAGAGCTATGGGACGCCCAGGAGGCCTCCAGAGAGTGGGAATGGGCGGTCTAA
- a CDS encoding MarR family transcriptional regulator — MEDGIKSHREIAELMFSVHNKFKQLGSRPRDFGTGDLLYSTEIHTIIAIGENPTSNLTELAESLGVSKSSVSKFVNKLLEKGYIVKTKALENRKEVLFDLTEKGWIAYGGHGVFAKKVFGKVYEILEKGEEGDALVVCRFLEVLNQEVDKVL; from the coding sequence ATGGAGGACGGAATTAAAAGTCACAGGGAGATAGCGGAGCTGATGTTCAGCGTACACAACAAGTTCAAACAGCTGGGAAGTCGGCCTAGAGACTTCGGGACAGGAGACCTGCTTTACTCCACCGAGATACACACGATTATCGCCATAGGCGAGAATCCGACCTCCAACCTCACCGAGCTGGCCGAATCGCTGGGGGTGTCCAAAAGCTCGGTCTCCAAGTTCGTCAACAAGCTTCTGGAGAAGGGATATATAGTCAAGACCAAGGCCCTGGAAAACCGAAAGGAGGTGCTCTTCGATCTCACCGAAAAGGGATGGATCGCCTACGGAGGTCACGGGGTCTTCGCCAAAAAGGTGTTTGGAAAGGTCTACGAGATCCTGGAGAAGGGGGAAGAGGGAGACGCCTTGGTCGTGTGTAGGTTCCTTGAGGTCTTAAACCAAGAGGTGGATAAGGTCCTGTAA
- a CDS encoding FAD-dependent oxidoreductase: MERVVILGGGPAGITAAKLLRGFRPDWEVTMVRPEPSSVIYCAIPYVVEGLLDIDRICKSDDIVTDTGTNLVKERATKVNFGDKTVTTDGGKVLSYDKLLIALGARPVMPPLEGLSGAKNVFPVKTEEDLRAILEAITPNSRKALIVGAGNIGIEMAQAMNRRGLETSIVEMAHHVLPAMMDMDMVVDVERELKGRGIDLMTGVGVKSFDRSGDVISRAHLTDGGAISLNEYGEDDLIVMSVGVRPEVELFRGTELPMGPMGIIVNDKMETGIPDVWAAGDVCQYSSFLDGEIVGGKLATNAVPMAKVAARNMVGLEWNYQGFVNGAVTVVDPMRIGGVGFSEEACRKKGLDVVIGRGKTTTRFPMMPGATEVTVKLIFKRDGKLIGGQVVGGEAVAERIDTLTMAIKAGFSAKDLMSFDYCSQPWQTFFPASNAIVAAAEDGWSKLL; encoded by the coding sequence GTGGAGAGAGTCGTTATTTTAGGCGGAGGCCCGGCGGGGATCACCGCCGCCAAGTTGTTAAGGGGATTCAGACCTGATTGGGAGGTGACCATGGTAAGGCCGGAGCCCTCCAGCGTCATCTACTGTGCCATTCCCTACGTGGTGGAGGGTCTTTTGGACATAGACCGTATATGCAAATCCGACGACATAGTTACCGATACAGGGACTAACCTCGTGAAGGAGAGGGCCACAAAGGTGAATTTCGGCGACAAGACCGTCACCACCGACGGAGGCAAGGTGCTGTCCTACGATAAGCTCCTCATAGCCCTGGGGGCCAGGCCGGTGATGCCACCTCTTGAAGGTCTCTCAGGGGCTAAAAACGTCTTCCCTGTGAAAACCGAGGAGGATCTCAGGGCGATCCTGGAGGCCATAACGCCGAACTCCCGTAAGGCCCTGATCGTCGGGGCCGGGAATATAGGCATAGAGATGGCACAGGCCATGAACCGCAGGGGCCTGGAGACCTCCATCGTTGAGATGGCGCATCACGTACTACCGGCCATGATGGACATGGATATGGTGGTTGATGTCGAGAGGGAGCTTAAAGGCAGGGGAATAGATCTCATGACCGGGGTCGGGGTGAAGTCCTTCGACAGGTCCGGGGACGTGATCTCGAGGGCACACCTGACCGACGGAGGGGCCATCTCGTTAAACGAGTACGGCGAGGACGATCTGATCGTCATGTCCGTCGGAGTCAGGCCGGAGGTCGAGCTGTTCAGGGGAACCGAGCTGCCGATGGGGCCGATGGGAATTATCGTCAACGACAAAATGGAGACCGGCATTCCGGACGTGTGGGCGGCAGGCGACGTGTGCCAATACAGCTCCTTCCTTGACGGCGAGATAGTCGGAGGAAAGCTGGCCACCAACGCCGTGCCCATGGCGAAGGTCGCGGCCAGAAACATGGTAGGGCTGGAGTGGAACTATCAGGGCTTCGTCAACGGAGCTGTAACTGTGGTGGATCCTATGAGGATAGGGGGAGTGGGTTTCTCCGAGGAGGCCTGCCGAAAGAAGGGCCTGGACGTGGTGATCGGAAGAGGGAAGACCACGACCAGGTTCCCGATGATGCCAGGAGCCACCGAGGTGACCGTAAAGCTTATCTTCAAAAGAGACGGCAAGCTCATCGGCGGTCAGGTGGTCGGAGGAGAGGCGGTCGCAGAGAGGATAGACACCTTGACCATGGCGATTAAGGCGGGCTTCTCCGCAAAAGACCTCATGTCATTCGACTACTGCTCCCAGCCATGGCAGACCTTCTTCCCAGCCTCCAACGCCATAGTGGCGGCGGCGGAGGACGGCTGGAGCAAGCTGCTTTAG
- a CDS encoding MarR family transcriptional regulator, which translates to MSEIKATINEQLQQLQMLMHRAMFHHFGKMHSPHRGQGRVLAILKLKPEISQKELTYLLNMSKQAVAELIAKLEKNDYVSRRPSEDDKRVSMIKLTEKGSEAAEDVDENTLETTKIFDCFNDDELSTFSEYLGRIIRRYEEQFPEDNFEERRQMMVDFMSSHRHGFGGHCHGHSEMLHSFLKGRDFKNGEDDE; encoded by the coding sequence ATGAGTGAGATCAAGGCAACCATCAACGAACAGCTGCAACAGCTTCAGATGTTGATGCACCGTGCGATGTTCCACCATTTTGGCAAAATGCACAGCCCACATAGAGGACAGGGACGGGTATTGGCTATCCTAAAGTTGAAGCCGGAGATAAGCCAAAAGGAGCTGACCTATCTGCTTAATATGAGCAAACAGGCGGTTGCCGAGCTTATAGCCAAGTTGGAAAAAAACGATTACGTCTCTCGAAGACCATCGGAGGACGACAAGCGAGTATCGATGATCAAGCTGACGGAAAAGGGATCAGAGGCGGCGGAGGACGTGGACGAGAACACACTGGAAACCACAAAAATATTCGATTGTTTTAACGATGACGAGCTCTCCACTTTCAGCGAATACCTAGGGCGCATCATAAGACGATATGAGGAGCAATTCCCCGAGGATAACTTTGAGGAACGCCGTCAGATGATGGTGGACTTTATGTCCTCTCATCGACACGGGTTTGGTGGACACTGTCATGGCCACTCCGAGATGCTACACTCTTTCCTAAAAGGCAGGGATTTTAAAAATGGCGAGGACGACGAATAA
- a CDS encoding ECF transporter S component, which translates to MKNKTLVLMALCIAINMGLGQVASTLKLPIFLDSIGTILAALLMGPWVGMATGLFTNLIWGLLTGPIAAAFAPVAMVIGFVAGLLARKGMFRSLPMVLVSGVVITVFVTLVATPIRTYLFGGVTGSGADFFVAYMNAVGQNLLKSVAITVIGSNLVDKVISCVIAWALVSRLPNRIRSLFPSVDEAV; encoded by the coding sequence ATGAAAAACAAAACTCTGGTTCTCATGGCCCTCTGCATCGCGATAAACATGGGGTTGGGGCAGGTCGCCTCCACCTTAAAGCTCCCTATATTCCTCGACTCTATAGGGACCATCTTGGCGGCACTTTTGATGGGGCCCTGGGTCGGCATGGCGACAGGCCTTTTTACAAACCTAATATGGGGCCTTTTAACCGGTCCCATCGCAGCGGCTTTCGCCCCTGTCGCCATGGTGATAGGCTTTGTGGCCGGTCTTCTGGCCCGTAAGGGGATGTTCCGCTCCCTTCCTATGGTCTTGGTATCTGGCGTCGTTATCACAGTTTTTGTGACGTTGGTTGCCACTCCTATCCGAACCTATCTTTTCGGAGGGGTTACCGGCTCCGGCGCGGACTTCTTCGTCGCCTACATGAACGCCGTTGGTCAAAATCTCCTGAAATCCGTCGCCATCACGGTGATCGGCAGCAACCTGGTGGACAAGGTGATCAGCTGTGTTATCGCATGGGCGTTGGTGAGCCGTCTTCCCAATAGGATACGCTCTCTGTTCCCATCGGTAGACGAGGCGGTCTGA
- a CDS encoding ABC transporter ATP-binding protein, whose product MNDGNSVIQRYRSKALGSGLLVMLNSIFGIVPLCLSLRLVMALLEGSISDVREIWTFGGLICASLALKAIFYGLSVWKVHDVAYSCLADVRLSVLERLKGLPIAFFQRRKGGDLVNVISHDVEQVELYLAHGLPEMINAVALPVAIAVMMFTVLDWRLGLALILPIPFAVALGKVVERSNSEVMRRFQDSMKRTTEDLVEYISTMPVIKAFGRDESRTERILEDVRTNARWVKRASLGMHVPMGLILLVMESGVVAAIVTACYLLMEGSINGYEYLLTIALVGAFTGFFLKLHVIQYTATVFNRSVESINSVLEVQDESRDGLLDGAVAGEIRFEDVDFGYDDKGKVLKKVNLSFGERTMNGVIGPSGAGKSTIASLLMGFWRGYDGKITIGGVDIGRMTEDNLLSLVSVVQQEVFLFNVSVEENIRLGKEDATREEVIAAAKKARIHDGIMALPEGYDTVVGEGGASLSGGEKQRISIARMILKDTPIVVFDEATAAIDPYNEHLIQMAIDSLTKDKTVIVIAHNLNSVKNADQIVVMKDGMVEAKGKHRELLETSPLYLEMFEAQVDADRWRLKEVAAC is encoded by the coding sequence ATGAACGACGGAAATAGCGTGATTCAGAGGTATAGGTCCAAAGCCTTGGGCAGTGGGCTGTTGGTGATGTTGAACTCCATATTCGGCATAGTCCCACTCTGTCTCTCCCTGAGGCTGGTGATGGCTCTGCTGGAGGGGTCGATCTCCGACGTTCGGGAGATATGGACCTTTGGTGGACTTATCTGTGCCAGTCTGGCGTTGAAGGCCATCTTCTACGGCCTATCGGTCTGGAAGGTCCACGACGTGGCCTACTCCTGCCTTGCCGACGTGAGGCTGAGCGTTCTGGAGCGTCTCAAGGGCTTGCCGATAGCCTTCTTTCAGAGGAGAAAGGGCGGCGATCTGGTGAACGTCATCAGCCATGACGTGGAACAGGTCGAGCTGTACCTGGCCCACGGACTTCCCGAGATGATCAACGCAGTTGCCCTGCCCGTCGCCATAGCGGTGATGATGTTTACCGTGCTGGACTGGCGGCTTGGGCTGGCCCTGATTCTGCCTATCCCCTTCGCCGTGGCGTTGGGCAAGGTTGTGGAGAGATCCAACTCGGAGGTTATGAGGCGGTTTCAGGACAGCATGAAGAGGACCACCGAGGACCTGGTCGAGTACATCTCCACCATGCCGGTGATAAAGGCCTTCGGCAGGGACGAATCCAGGACCGAGAGGATTCTTGAGGACGTCAGGACCAACGCGAGGTGGGTTAAAAGGGCGTCTTTAGGGATGCACGTCCCTATGGGCTTGATTCTTCTGGTGATGGAATCGGGGGTGGTGGCGGCTATAGTCACAGCCTGTTACCTCCTCATGGAGGGGAGTATAAATGGCTACGAATACCTTCTGACGATCGCCTTGGTCGGGGCTTTTACCGGTTTTTTCCTGAAGCTCCACGTTATCCAATATACGGCCACCGTCTTCAACCGGTCGGTGGAGAGCATAAACTCCGTTCTAGAGGTCCAGGACGAAAGTAGAGACGGTCTGTTGGACGGCGCTGTGGCAGGTGAGATTCGGTTCGAGGACGTCGACTTTGGCTACGACGACAAGGGCAAGGTGCTTAAAAAGGTGAACCTGTCCTTCGGCGAGAGGACCATGAACGGGGTGATCGGTCCCTCTGGGGCTGGAAAGAGCACCATCGCTAGCCTCCTGATGGGGTTCTGGAGGGGATACGACGGAAAGATCACCATAGGCGGCGTGGACATCGGTCGGATGACCGAGGATAACCTGCTGAGTCTGGTCTCGGTGGTCCAACAGGAGGTGTTTCTGTTCAACGTCTCCGTCGAGGAGAACATCAGGCTGGGTAAGGAGGACGCCACCAGGGAAGAGGTGATCGCTGCGGCGAAAAAGGCCCGTATACACGACGGCATAATGGCCCTGCCAGAGGGCTACGACACGGTGGTCGGAGAGGGTGGAGCCAGTCTTTCCGGGGGAGAGAAGCAGAGGATATCCATAGCCCGGATGATCCTCAAAGACACGCCTATCGTCGTATTCGACGAGGCCACCGCCGCCATAGATCCCTATAACGAGCACCTTATCCAGATGGCCATAGACAGCCTGACTAAGGACAAGACGGTCATAGTGATAGCCCATAACCTGAACTCGGTCAAAAACGCCGATCAGATCGTGGTGATGAAAGACGGAATGGTTGAGGCGAAGGGCAAGCACCGTGAGCTGTTGGAGACGAGCCCCCTGTACCTTGAGATGTTCGAGGCCCAGGTCGACGCGGACCGATGGAGACTGAAGGAGGTAGCGGCATGTTAG
- a CDS encoding radical SAM protein has product MKLELGYKMVLFRGGDRMISTGKVFKKSIISVSNIPGVDFTINPYVGCPHKCVYCYAEYIKQHTDHTEDWGDFVDVKVCHSRLPYRKIQGKTVVMSSSTDCYNPFEASMEATREILEDMVFSQCDFNLMVLTKGHLVVRDIDLLIKLRAKVGISMNTLDDPFRAISEPRASSVAQRIDALKTLREAGLDTWIFVSPVFPAITDFRSIVEATSPWTCRYGFENLKLKWPYKSRVLQMIWKHRPDLIPLYRRIFLDEDRSYWNGLSREIRSYCGGRKIDFDVYF; this is encoded by the coding sequence ATGAAGCTTGAGCTGGGATATAAGATGGTTCTCTTTAGAGGAGGTGATCGGATGATATCCACAGGGAAGGTCTTCAAAAAGTCCATCATATCGGTCTCGAACATACCAGGGGTGGACTTCACGATAAACCCCTACGTAGGCTGTCCCCATAAGTGCGTCTACTGTTACGCCGAGTACATAAAGCAGCATACCGATCACACAGAGGACTGGGGTGACTTCGTGGACGTGAAGGTCTGCCACTCTCGGCTGCCCTACAGGAAGATCCAGGGAAAGACGGTGGTAATGTCGTCTTCCACCGACTGTTACAACCCCTTCGAGGCCAGCATGGAGGCCACCAGGGAGATACTGGAGGACATGGTTTTCAGCCAGTGCGATTTTAACCTGATGGTCCTCACCAAGGGGCACCTGGTGGTTCGGGACATAGATCTGCTGATCAAGCTTAGGGCAAAGGTGGGCATATCGATGAACACCTTGGACGATCCCTTCAGGGCTATATCGGAGCCCAGGGCCTCCTCTGTCGCCCAACGGATAGACGCCCTGAAAACCCTCCGAGAGGCGGGACTGGATACCTGGATCTTCGTCTCTCCGGTGTTTCCGGCCATAACCGACTTCCGCTCCATCGTCGAGGCTACATCCCCCTGGACCTGTCGCTACGGTTTCGAGAACCTGAAGCTCAAATGGCCCTATAAGAGCAGGGTCCTCCAGATGATATGGAAGCACCGTCCCGACCTGATACCCCTATACAGGAGGATATTTCTGGATGAGGACCGATCCTACTGGAACGGCCTTTCCCGAGAGATTCGCTCCTACTGCGGAGGTAGGAAGATCGACTTCGACGTGTATTTTTAG
- a CDS encoding ATP-binding cassette domain-containing protein encodes MVYLLLWFLWVGSSVMLPAFPFVAMMACLSSSVLVLWPRARHRLRPLVYLMGPLAIGFTLIHGGLFARLIGSSSTGARPLWALGLWLRILSVVSVSQIYLECFPPRRIVKSLLDGPIPSGVAYLIASPLLLSEHIGRRIGEIREAQLSRGVRVNGSVRERLSSLSALVFPLVLGLLNDLPARSTALDMKGFGRPGEGKRRGTSGFAEGETCAKGPVVSVEELVFRPSRGEAPIVEVSALSLRSGEWLLVEGGNGSGKSTLAAVLAGAVPEHRGGELEGRAFVVGKDVRAYGCLDFSDEVQWVQQLPGLSMSGCCYSVWDEVSFGPKNLYLPEDEVHRRAGEAIDLIGITHLTERNPSELSGGEAQKVALASAIAMYPRLLILDEAFSRIASSDVPVIAGRIRKWSLENGCSVMVLERDGSAMRELCDLNGVLEGGKLVLGKSAPSLNSRSRSFPVSPAKGDVLLGLREVAFSWRPGERSLFDSVGGAICRGDRIALVGPNGAGKSTLMRLCAGLLSPGSGSIELDGLEIGAMDPELRASRVGFLFQDAERQIFHPNVADEILFSLRKDSFTDAEKKLRLKKALRETNLSGMECLHPLDLSSAERRMVAVASLAVKDLDLLLLDEPTRDFDDRWRSVFEEWLSSQRGAVLAVSHDPSFVSSFFSTVWTLKDGHLTE; translated from the coding sequence TTGGTCTATCTATTACTTTGGTTCCTATGGGTCGGAAGCTCTGTGATGCTTCCGGCCTTTCCTTTTGTGGCGATGATGGCCTGTCTCTCCTCCTCCGTCTTGGTCCTATGGCCTAGGGCCAGGCATAGGCTGAGGCCCCTCGTTTATCTGATGGGGCCTCTAGCCATTGGGTTTACGTTGATACACGGCGGACTTTTCGCCAGGCTTATCGGCTCGTCCTCCACTGGGGCCAGGCCGCTGTGGGCCCTTGGGCTCTGGCTTCGCATACTGTCGGTGGTGTCGGTCTCCCAGATCTATCTGGAGTGTTTCCCGCCGAGGAGGATAGTAAAGTCCCTGCTAGATGGGCCTATCCCTAGCGGTGTGGCCTACCTGATCGCTAGTCCACTGCTTTTGTCCGAACACATAGGGCGGAGGATAGGCGAAATAAGGGAAGCTCAGCTCTCCAGGGGAGTGAGGGTGAACGGTTCGGTCAGGGAACGACTTTCATCCCTGTCAGCCTTGGTGTTCCCCCTGGTGTTGGGACTGCTGAACGATCTTCCAGCGAGAAGTACTGCTCTGGACATGAAGGGATTTGGCCGTCCTGGCGAGGGCAAAAGACGGGGTACTTCCGGCTTTGCGGAGGGAGAGACCTGTGCAAAAGGCCCGGTCGTCTCGGTGGAGGAGCTGGTCTTCAGGCCCTCCAGGGGAGAAGCCCCGATCGTAGAGGTTTCAGCCCTGTCCCTCCGTTCAGGAGAGTGGCTCCTCGTCGAGGGTGGCAACGGGAGCGGCAAGTCCACCTTGGCCGCCGTTTTGGCCGGTGCTGTCCCAGAACACAGAGGGGGAGAGCTGGAAGGAAGGGCTTTTGTGGTGGGCAAGGATGTCAGGGCCTACGGATGTCTGGATTTTTCCGATGAGGTTCAGTGGGTGCAGCAGCTCCCGGGGCTTTCCATGTCGGGTTGCTGCTACTCCGTTTGGGATGAGGTTTCCTTTGGGCCTAAAAACCTCTATCTTCCTGAGGACGAGGTTCATCGTAGGGCTGGTGAGGCGATAGACCTGATCGGGATAACCCATCTTACGGAGCGAAATCCCTCCGAACTGTCGGGAGGGGAGGCTCAGAAAGTGGCCCTCGCCTCGGCTATAGCCATGTACCCCAGGCTTTTGATCCTGGACGAGGCCTTCTCCAGGATAGCCTCGTCCGACGTCCCAGTCATAGCCGGTAGGATCAGAAAATGGTCTCTGGAAAACGGCTGTTCCGTGATGGTGCTGGAGCGTGACGGATCGGCCATGAGGGAGCTTTGCGACCTTAACGGTGTTTTGGAGGGAGGAAAGCTGGTCCTGGGAAAATCCGCCCCGTCGTTAAATAGCCGGTCGAGGTCTTTTCCGGTATCCCCCGCAAAAGGGGATGTCCTTCTGGGGCTCAGAGAGGTCGCCTTCTCGTGGAGACCGGGGGAGCGGTCCCTTTTCGACTCGGTGGGTGGAGCGATATGCAGGGGAGATAGAATAGCCTTGGTCGGTCCCAACGGAGCCGGTAAGTCGACCTTGATGAGGCTCTGCGCCGGTCTGCTATCACCTGGTTCTGGATCGATAGAGCTTGACGGTCTGGAGATCGGGGCGATGGATCCAGAGCTAAGGGCGTCCAGGGTGGGCTTTTTATTCCAGGACGCTGAGAGGCAGATATTTCACCCTAACGTCGCCGACGAGATACTGTTCTCCCTGAGAAAGGATAGTTTTACGGACGCAGAGAAAAAGCTTCGTCTCAAGAAAGCTCTCAGGGAAACGAACCTCTCCGGGATGGAGTGCCTCCATCCACTCGATCTTAGCTCGGCGGAGCGTAGGATGGTGGCGGTTGCGTCCCTCGCCGTCAAGGACCTTGACCTGCTTTTGCTGGACGAGCCTACAAGGGATTTTGACGACCGTTGGAGGAGCGTCTTCGAGGAGTGGCTTAGCTCTCAGAGAGGGGCGGTCCTGGCGGTCAGCCACGATCCCAGCTTTGTCTCCAGCTTCTTCTCCACCGTTTGGACTCTGAAAGACGGCCATCTGACCGAATAG